A portion of the Toxoplasma gondii ME49 chromosome VIIb, whole genome shotgun sequence genome contains these proteins:
- a CDS encoding hypothetical protein (encoded by transcript TGME49_262450) produces the protein MGSGSSRPGEAEGGAYHGPGEAAKQMEAFLFAVHRLASSNPSEAMAAAPGEAPGVDDVTCSSSLASTNLLRCKGPVLQWDSLLLSLGESAVRPFSLSTPFLWNEVLRPLLLGNPRNGQVKALYLFFARTISRYAEAVEALHRRHSCSPFPSQGVEPRREDHRTQAANQMASSESPNEAGCDQDAVSSVGELVPDTVHFPCTDLSVAELALLLRLLTKALCTQLSLPQLLYHLEYVSSSADSACLSSAMRDELFGLSQAFFASLGSKRQRSSSISFQAINASESASSNASLSFSRLPPNAVSQSSSPPVPDAASAPSRSRPARRGEDKEELNGQMDFHEASGLRCSPSEMKQSDEAPQFPISSPPLASPAFVGADPTTTPTTTATLDSAGGAEASKRASCVDREASMEKQWAPSASLSSPAFCAFVMSYRGATKLFSASPLRPPEQLQNDVIAWLSLMFPEDAVAAKARGFLFRATLRPACSGSSRGSSEGRNGSVEESREVFLSVNDLASVRTLSSVLVPVRLGDQATGTAGPEEGDTGIRSEKADVKQETGGDSAEGEGQGECRDRSGEGEEDGEQANAEEGTGDVERSRLECVAVSDRCTTGSNKDLDTQYGSSTILVAFLTVVPLWIPLSPAHMSASSSCSSSSSLSSDSLSVSTIGSVLDAIVRFLTIAQPPSPCCSPNLLRAHQHLQELLLCLFAVVCPPQLTASCVPRSGLAPVSSRRKRPLQTPHPRPACVSGEGDHTAGGFAGEGGVRSRDWSNRRDGETFQPVVETGAGAGREMQRMGSRHALVERENSVSFGEKAGRRQPKNMLIPPLSSPCAKLAPALYAWQQEAQQERFARMREEDSEREEHEERVMRQNGKEERRRNNFPPVAAAALLPDLYFIEVLLSRWDRDKRGEDRAKEFAAYLLSMVWPSSAFLMSSPAFVSIPPGLAHCSLSLVLLLAFYPHPSTRVSLLMARAPHSRMQKPQREKLGFTLSSSVSSTSPSPSPASLSCVASSSSPRCSASGTYGWPGLGGRPLPSTGKAFSGSPAASDDVSLARRTPTEANVFAIAFSCLYDASHFSVNKPSRADQERMPAGSSPRHGDSVSPDDSGGSSPSLPPSSSVNFEGLLLQLCAPSSLSHPLKSLLLYLLLCRNRCFRLFCLSRSDGERVVIPLLQMLNALPRLSPSKAGDSEGDEVQRPRAAAPPIAVICAISLATLSKDKSFCSELQRKVITDIPWEEKKKLADASLGSLVILVLLRLLSWNIRRCGDSFFLLLCSSSLLNVAASVEHLHWYVADRLVDYAAALLRLLARRLAGLSSCQEETLAVSEDREERVETNGDSDRIPSAALRSQHRRERQRRQREAEQLEFSILACRAVLQFLSIALRPPLLNRNLSLLYALLRLFPVCTAKTLLENFTVACTAAERSSSIAEEEKQVSLASPVASSLPLNSAGHGGEERNGVGSEEDREYEREGRSQCKGETDEKGDQCDAFNASFEVPATVARVAFLIGAELKLLLDLVEVFSSSIDDAIRQGSAVEEDGETSRRVVEQLAAKIPPPGHSFSHCSGRQPHPCFLSSSSSREDECIQGEGGRKRQIDRLRESYLACAAPGRPDFVESWGSSSFFLPIIWRSIDALTPDTVCWDRPVSVGPRT, from the exons ATGGGATCCGGGTCGTCTCGGCCTGGCGAGGCCGAAGGAGGCGCGTACCACGGCCCGGGTGAGGCAGCGAAACAAATGGAGGCGTTTCTGTTTGCAGTTCACCGACTGGCTTCTTCAAATCCTTCAGAGGCGATGGCCGCCGCGCCTGGTGAAGCCCCAGGTGTAGATGACGTGACGTGCTCGAGCTCTCTAGCTTCCACCAACTTGCTGCGTTGCAAGGGTCCAGTGTTACAATGGGACagccttctgctttctctcggcGAGAGCGCAGTTCGGCCCTTTTCCCTCTCGACGCCTTTTCTGTGGAATGAGGTGCTCCGGCCGCTTCTGCTGGGGAACCCAAGGAATGGACAGGTGAAGGCGCTGtacctcttcttcgcgcgcaCGATCTCCCGCTATGCAGAGGCTGTCGAAGCACTCCACCGGAGACACAGCTGCTCGCCTTTCCCCTCTCAAGGAGTGGAGCCAAGACGAGAGGACCATCGCACTCAAGCTGCTAACCAGATGGCGTCGAGTGAGAGTCCAAACGAGGCGGGCTGCGACCAAGACGCAGTCTCGAGCGTCGGTGAACTTGTTCCTGATACAGTGCATTTCCCCTGTACCGACTTATCTGTCGCTGagctcgcgcttcttctgcggctgCTTACTAAGGCGCTCTGCACCCAACTCTCTCTACCGCAGCTACTGTACCATCTCGAGTatgtctcctcgtctgcggATTCAGCGTGTCTGTCTTCCGCCATGAGAGACGAGTTGTTTGGCCTCTCGcaggccttcttcgcctctttggGGTCCAAGCGACAGCGGTCGTCTTCGATTTCTTTCCAGGCCATAAACGCCAGTGAGTCTGCGTCTTcaaacgcgtctctctctttttcacgGCTTCCTCCGAACGCGGTATCTCAAAGCTCTTCTCCCCCAGTCCCTGACGCTGCGTCTGCACCCTCGAGAAGCCGCCCTGCACGACGTGGAGAAGATAAAGAAGAGTTAAATGGCCAAATGGATTTCCACGAAGCGTCTGGGCTCCGTTGCTCGCCTTCAGAGATGAAGCAGTCCGACGAGGCCCCCCAGTTTCCTATCTCGTCCCCGCCTTTggcttctcccgcgtttgTCGGCGCGGATCCCACAACAACTCCAACGACAACAGCGACACTCGACAGTGCCGGGGGCGCGGAGGCGAGCAAACGCGCAAGTTGCGTGGACCGTGAAGCTTCCATGGAGAAGCAATGGGCGCCTTcggcttcgctctcttctccagcctTTTGTGCCTTTGTGATGAGTTACAGGGGCGCGACGAagctcttctccgcttcgccCCTGAGGCCTCCTGAACAGCTGCAAAACGACGTGATCGCCTGGCTCTCACTCATGTTCCCGGAGGATGCCGTCGCGGCCAAGGCGAGAGGCTTTCTCTTTAGAGCTACTCTGCGTCCAGCATGTTCGGGGTCTTCGCGTGGTTCTtctgaaggaagaaacggctCTGTCGAGGAATCGCGAGaagtctttctctctgtcaaTGATTTGGCTTCTGTGCGCACGCTGAGTTCTGTGCTGGTGCCTGTTCGCCTGGGAGACCAGGCGACGGGAACAGCAGGGCCTGAAGAAGGGGACACCGGGATCcggagcgagaaggcggatgtgaagcaggagacaggtggagacagcgcggagggagaaggccAGGGAGAGTGTCGCGacagaagtggagaaggcgaggaggatGGAGAGCAGGCAaatgcagaggaaggaacaggaGACGTGGAAAGGTCTCGGCTCGAATGTGTAGCTGTTTCCGATCGCTGTACTACCGGATCCAACAAGGACCTAGACACGCAGTACGGGTCTTCTACCATCCTCGTTGCTTTTCTCACTGTCGTGCCTCTTTGGattcctctctcgccagcACATATGTCCGCTTCTTCCAGTTGCTCTTCGTCGAGTTCGTTGTCTTCGGAttccttgtctgtctccaccaTTGGTTCTGTGCTAGACGCCATTGTGAGGTTCCTCACCATTGCTCAGCCGCCGTCTCCTTGTTGCTCGCCGAATCTCCTGCGCGCACACCAGCACCTCCAAGAGTTGCTGCTTTGTCTATTTGCCGTCGTCTGTCCCCCCCAGCTCACAGCCTCGTGTGTCCCTCGCTCAGGCctggcgcctgtctcctctcggaGAAAGAGGCCGCTGCAAACCCCACACCCTCGGCCTGCCTGCGTGTCTGGCGAGGGCGATCACACCGCAGGGGGCTTCGCAGGGGAAGGAGGCGTCCGGAGCCGAGACTGGAGCAACAGGAGGGACGGAGAAACCTTCCAGCCTGTCGTGGAAACAGGTGCAGGCGCCGGTCGTGAGATGCAGAGAATGGGGTCCAGACATGCACTCGTAGAGCGGGAGAACAGCGTGTCTTTTggggagaaggcgggaagaagacaacccAAAAACATGTTGATTCCTCCCCTTTCGTCGCCCTGCGCGAAGCTCGCGCCTGCACTCTATGCGTGGCAGCAGGAGGCGCAACAGGAGCGATTTGCCCGGATGAGGGAGGAggacagcgagagggaggaacATGAAGAACGAGTCATGAGACAGaatggaaaagaagagcgaagaagaaacaacttCCCGCCAGTCGCAGCCGCAGCTCTTCTCCCGGACTTGTATTTTATTGAGGTCTTGCTGAGTCGGTGGGACCGCGacaaaagaggagaagatcGAGCCAAAG AATTCGCAGCGTACTTGCTGAGCATGGTCTggccttcgtctgcgttcttGATGTCGTCTCCGGCGTTCGTTTCAATTCCTCCAGGTCTTGCTCActgttcgctttctctcgttcttcttctcgctttctaTCCGCACCCGTCGACgcgcgtgtctctgctgaTGGCTCGAGCGCCACActctcgcatgcagaagccCCAGCGCGAAAAATTGGGTTTTAcactttcctcttctgtctcttctacttctccttctccttctcccgcctctctttcgtgtgttgcttcgtcttcgtcaccACGTTGCTCGGCGTCGGGGACGTACGGGTGGCCAGGGCTTGGCGGCCGACCTTTGCCGTCGACCGGGAAGGCTTTTTCTGGATCTCCGGCGGCGTCTGACGACGTGAGTCTCGCGCGTCGGACCCCCACAGAGGCGAATGTTTTCGCAATTGCGTTTTCGTGTCTCTACGACGCGTCTCACTTTTCAGTGAACAAACCGTCTAGGGCGGACCAAGAGAGAATGCCAGCAGGCAGCTCTCCGCGTCACGGAGACTCGGTTTCGCCTGACGATTCGGGGGgatcttctccgtctctacCGCCGTCATCGTCCGTCAACTTTGAGGGACTTCTTCTCCAACTGTGCGCGCCTTCGTCCCTGAGTCACCCGCTgaagtctcttcttctctaccTCCTGCTGTGCCGCAACCGATGCTTCCG tctcttctgtctctcgcgaaGCGACGGGGAACGCGTTGTCATCCCACTTCTTCAAATGCTGAACGCATTGCCTCGCCTGTCGCCGTCCAAGGCAGGCGACAGTGAGGGCGATGAGGTACAGCGCCCGCGCGCGGCTGCGCCTCCGATTGCAGTGATTTGTGCCATTTCCCTCGCAACTTTGAGCAAAGACAAGTCGTTCTGTTCAGAGCTCCAGAGAAAAGTAATCACAGACATCCCttgggaggagaagaagaagctcgcCGACGCCTCACTCGGGAGCCTCGTGatccttgttctccttcgcctgctgTCGTGGAACATCCGCCGATGTGGAGAcagcttctttcttcttttgtgcTCCTCTTCCCTGCTCAACGTCGCCGCCTCTGTCGAGCACCTGCACTG GTATGTTGCCGACCGTCTAGTGGATTACGCTGCAGCTCTGTTGCGGCTGCTCGCGCGTCGTCTCGCCGGTCTTTCATCTTGTCAGGAAGAGACACTTGCGGTCTCCGAAGATCGCGAagaaagagtggagacgaacggagacagcgacaggaTTCCCTCCGCTGCTCTGAGGAGCCAGCAccggagagagcgacagcgacgacAGCGGGAAGCTGAACAACTCGAATTTTCCattcttgcatgcagagctgtccttcagtttctctctaTTGCTCTGAGGCCTCCTCTCCTCAACCGGaacctgtctcttctctacGCCCTTCTGAGGCTCTTCCCAGTCTGCACAGCGAAAACGCTTCTAGAGAACTTCACTGTCGCTTGCACCGCTGCCGAGAGAAGCAGTTCCattgcagaggaagagaaacaagtctctctcgcttctccggtggcttcctctctgcctttgaACTCGGCTGGCCACGGTGGGGAAGAGCGGAACGGTGTGGGCAGtgaggaggacagagagtacgagagagagggacgaAGCCAGtgcaaaggagagacggacgagaAGGGAGATCAGTGTGATGCTTTCAACGCGTCCTTCGAGGTTCCAGCGACTGTGGCGCGAGTGGCGTTCTTGATCGGAGCCGAGTTGAAACTGCTTCTCGATCTCGTTGAGGTTTTCTCCTCGTCAATTGACGACGCGATTCGCCAGGGGTCTGCAGTCGAGGAAGAT GGGGAAACAAGTCGCCGTGTGGTTGAGCAACTGGCTGCGAAGATTCCTCCGCCAGGCCACAGTTTCTCGCATTGCTCTGGCAGACAGCCTCACccatgttttctctccagctcgAGCAGTCGAGAAGACGAGTGCATACAGGGTGAAGGGGGACGCAAGCGGCAGATAGACAGACTGAGAGAG AGTTAccttgcatgcgcagctccCGGCCGTCCGGACTTCGTTGAAAGTTGggggtcttcttctttctttctgccaATCATTTGGAGATCCATCGATGCCCTCACGCCCGACACGGTCTGCTGGGACaggcctgtctctgtcggccCTCGGACCTGA
- a CDS encoding hypothetical protein (encoded by transcript TGME49_262440): MILHCLIRSHSRRLKSDAFSLIRYYSWGMRAVEEEAAACEATIKRVQQTEKLRRSTGTISGDDLSSNFLPLRLRGVPRMSQVEECGTSERRCSASMLDAPASSLNNNFTVPKRAVTSSSAAHDYGGIFIRRNSSGQAIVPSSASVSDEGQAVRAPRRDRTILLPPRGSPRRPQLGPELSSLDSSGRPPDCWTAPGRNVSDRLRNTLRQRIYEPRTEEAPCCTPPVCSRPRYSRGHLPEGSSPSDGHCCDSDTREPEGSRRRRHFMRPGLRETGELSTGASPAASSSSFDSHTWRLNSLTEHSSFVENCGGSGGPEAGDKKADRESWSSRGYGRDRNRSPYCHPNDEKDDLVISYMGGETASLASRGDFDLTVNARQASPFFSRTARQVASYFQKPYDQITYCSEALPRPLDHHSPGSPNKLQDPSEESDNFNPSDIRLRPTQSPCPPVTITYKSEKQSIWEDPKPEEEKIRARVHVVGRNWPPPMAPQFLPS, from the coding sequence ATGATTTTGCACTGTCTGATCCGAAGTCACAGCCGACGATTGAAGTCAGACGCCTTCTCCCTAATTAGGTATTATTCTTGGGGTATGCGTGCGGTAGAGGAGGaggccgctgcatgcgaagctACCATCAAACGCGTTCAGCAAACTGAGAAACTGCGGCGGTCCACGGGTACCATTTCCGGCGATGATCTTTCCTCAAATTTcttgcctctgcgtctgcgtggAGTTCCGCGCATGTCCCAAGTCGAGGAGTGTGGTACCAGTGAACGACGCTGCTCTGCTAGTATGCTCGACGCGCCTGCCAGTTCATTGAATAACAACTTCACGGTTCCAAAACGTGCCGTTACTAGTTCCTCGGCTGCTCACGACTATGGCGGAATTTTCATTCGCCGTAATTCGAGCGGCCAGGCCATTGTTCCCTCTTCAGCCTCCGTCAGTGATGAAGGTCAGGCGGTAAGAGCGCCTCGCAGAGATCGCAcgattcttcttcctcctcgtgGTTCCCCTCGACGCCCGCAACTAGGGCCAGAGCTATCATCACTTGACAGCAGCGGTCGTCCGCCAGATTGCTGGACGGCCCCGGGGAGAAACGTGTCCGACAGGTTACGAAATACACTTAGGCAACGAATTTATGAGCCGCGAACAGAAGAGGCGCCTTGCTGCACTCCTCCGGTGTGCTCTCGGCCTCGATATTCCAGAGGACATCTACCAGAAGGAAGTTCCCCGTCGGATGGCCACTGTTGTGACTCAGACACTCGCGAGCCCGAGGGCAGCCGGAGAAGGCGTCATTTTATGCGTCCAGGCCTCAGAGAAACAGGGGAACTGTCGACCGGTGCCTCTCCGGCGGcgagttcgtcttcttttgaTAGCCACACATGGCGGCTAAATAGTTTGACTGAGCACAGCAGCTTTGTCGAGAATTGCGGAGGTAGCGGCGGTCCTGAAGCCGGAGACAAAAAAGCTGACAGAGAATCATGGAGCTCACGAGGGTATGGCCGGGACAGAAATCGTTCACCTTATTGTCACCCGAACGATGAAAAAGACGATCTTGTGATTTCGTACATGGGTGGGGAGACTGCGAGTCTCGCCTCTCGGGGAGACTTCGATCTGACAGTTAACGCGCGTCAAGCTTCCCCCTTTTTTAGCAGAACGGCTAGGCAGGTGGCATCATACTTCCAAAAACCATACGATCAAATTACGTACTGCTCAGAAGCACTGCCCCGGCCTCTGGACCATCACTCACCAGGATCACCCAACAAGCTCCAAGATCCCTCGGAAGAAAGTGACAATTTTAACCCTAGTGACATTCGCTTGCGCCCTACGCAGTCTCCGTGCCCCCCCGTCACTATCACCTACAAAAGCGAAAAGCAAAGTATCTGGGAGGATCCGAAaccggaggaggagaaaatTCGAGCACGGGTGCATGTTGTAGGCAGGAACTGGCCGCCTCCAATGGCTCCGCAATTCCTCCCGTCTTGA